A section of the Triticum dicoccoides isolate Atlit2015 ecotype Zavitan chromosome 7A, WEW_v2.0, whole genome shotgun sequence genome encodes:
- the LOC119327795 gene encoding non-specific lipid-transfer protein C4-like, translating to MAPSTFPRALLAVSLVLLVVGGLGPAAEAQPPGRCVPQLNRLLACRAYLVPGAADPSADCCSALSSISRDCACSTMGIINSLPSRCNIGQVNCSA from the exons ATGGCGCCGAGCACCTTCCCGCGCGCGCTCCTGGCCGTGTCCCTCGTTCTCCTGGTGGTCGGCGGcctcgggccggcggcggaggcacAGCCGCCGGGGAGGTGCGTGCCGCAGCTGAACCGGCTGCTGGCGTGCCGCGCGTACCTGGTGCCCGGCGCGGCCGACCCCAGCGCCGACTGCTGCAGCGCGCTGAGCTCCATCTCGCGCGACTGCGCGTGCAGCACCATGGGCATCATCAACAGCCTCCCCTCCCGCTGCAACATCGGACAAGTCAACTGCT CGGCTTGA